The Streptomyces sp. NBC_00224 genome contains the following window.
CGGCTCGGCTGGGGCGTGCTCGGCTCCACCCTGCCGGTCCGCTTCCCCGAGTGCCTGCGGCTCGCGGACGCGGCGGTCACGCCGTTCGCCGTACAGCCCGGGCAGGTGCTGATGCCGGAGAGCTGCGCGGTGGCGCTGCGGATCGACGCGGCGGCGGGCACCTGGCTCGGGGTGTGGCGCCCGGCGGGTCGCCGGCTGCACCAGCTGGCCGCGCCCGAGGGGTGGCTGGCGGGCTCGGGCCTGTGGACCCGGGACGGGGTGCTGCGGCTGCCGTGCGCGACGCCCGCGGCGCCCTGCTCGGTGGCGGCGGTCCCGGCCCCGGCGGACGTGCCGCGGCCCGCCCCCGTACCGCTGAAACCGCAGGCCCCCCGGCCCGTACCGCTCGCGCAGGCACCGCTGACCGGCCGTCAGTAGGCAGTGGACCTCTGGCTAAGATCCACGGCGAACGCAAGGGACGAAACACAACGGGGTGACTGCACCACATGTCCGAGACACTGACCGCCGCGTCCGCCGAAGCCACGACGGACACCGACAGCCACGGCCGGCACCGGGGCGGCGCCGCGGCGACCGAGGAGCCGACGACCGAGGCCCACGGACGCGGCCGCCACCGGCGGGAGAACGGGGAGGACGGCTACCACCACGGCTGACGGATGCTTCACGGAAGTGATCTTTCGACTGCGGACCGTTTGTGGCTGGTCGCGCAGTTCCCCGCGCCCCTTGAGGGGCGCGGGGTTCAGCCGCGCTTGAGCCCCAGGACCTCCGCCGCCGCGAAGGTCTCGTTCGCCGGGCGGTCGGCGTAGTACGGCGAGAGCAGCTCGTCCAGTTCCCCGTACGAGAACGTCTCCTTTGCCGCGTCGAACTTGGCGGCCACCTTGGGGCGTTCCACGATCGCCACCATCCCGCCGTGCACCACCATCAGCTGGCCGTTGACCCGGGCAGCCGCCGGGGACGCCAGATAGCCGACGAGCGGCGCCACGTGCTCGGGCGCCAGCGGGTCGAGCTGACCGGCACCCGGCTCCTCGAAGCCAGCAAAGACGTCCTCGGTCATCCGGGTGCGGGCGCGGGGGCAGATGGCGTTGGCGGTGACCCCGTACTTGGCGAGCGCGAGGGCGGTGGACGTGGTGAGGCCCACGATCCCGCCCTTGGCGGCCGCGTAGTTGGGCTGTCCGGCCGACCCGGCGAGGAACGCCTCCGAGGAGGTGTTGACGATCCGGCCGTAGACCGGGCCGCCCGCTTCCTTGGACCGCCGGCGCCAGTGCGCGGCGGCGAAGTGGGTGGTGTTGAAGTGGCCCTTGAGGTGGACGTGGATCACCGCGTCCCACTCGGACTCGGTCATCGAGAAGATCATCCGGTCCCGCAGGATGCCCGCGTTGTTGACCAGGACGTCGAGCTTCCCGTACGTGGCGACCGCCAGCCCGACCAGCTCGCGGGCCTGCTGGTGGTCGGCCACGTCGCCGGTGTGGGCGACCGCCGCGCCGCCCGCCGCGCGGATCTCGGCGGCGACCTCCTCGGCGGGCCCGGCCGAGGCCTCGCCGGAGCCGTCCCGGCCCGGCTGCCCGAAGTCGTTGACGACGACGGACGCGCCGAGCCGGGCGAGTTCGAGGGCCTCGGCCCGGCCCAGGCCCCGCCCGGCGCCGGTGACGATCGCGCTGAGCCCTTCAAGTGGCAGTGCCATCGGTCGACCGCGTCCTTTCGGGGTCAGAGGGAGATGCTCGTACGCAGGGCCTCGCCCGTGCGCATCTGGTCGAGGGCGTCGTTGATCCCGGCGAGCGGTACCCGGTGGGTGATCAGGCCCTCCAGGTCGATGCGGCCCGCCCGCCACAGCGCGACGGCCCGCTCGTAGGAGCGCAGCACGTCGCCGCCGCCGTACAGCGACGGCAGGATGCGCTTCTCGTCGAAGAACAGCTCGAACATGTTGACCTGGAAGAAGTCGTCCATGGCGCCCGCGCCGACCACGCACAGGGTGCCGCCGCGCCGGGTCGCCCCGTAGGCGGTGCGGGCGGTGGCGGACTTGCCGACGACCTCGAAGACGTAGTCGAAGCCCTCGCCGCCGGTGATCCGCTGCTTGGCGTCGTCGAGTTCGCTGGGCGAGACGGCCTCGGTCGCGCCGAAGGTGAGCGCGGCCTCGCGCCGGGAGGCCACCGGGTCGACGGCGACGATCTGCGCCGCGCCCTGCACCTTGGCGCCCTGGATGGCGGAGATGCCGACCCCGCCGCAGCCGATGACGGCGACCGACGAACCGGCCTCCACCTTCGCGGTGTTGATGGCCGCCCCGAGCCCGGTGGTCACCCCGCACCCGATGAGCGCGGCGATCTCGTACGGCACGTCGTCGGGGATCGGGACCGCGCATCCGGCGGCGACCACGACCTCCTCCGCGAAGGTGCCGGTGCCCGCGAAGCCGAAGAGGTCGCCGCCGGGGCGCTTGAAGTTGGGGGTGCCCGCGTTCATGAACCCGGCGAGACAGAGGTGGGTCTGGCCGCGCTTGCAGGAGGGGCAGACACCGCAGGCGGGCAGCCAGCACACCAGCACGCGGTCGCCCGGGGCGAGCGAGGTGACCCCGTCGCCGACGTCGAGGATCTCGCCCGCACCCTCGTGGCCGGGGACGAAGGGGGCGGGCTGCGGGAGCACCCCGCTCATCGCGGAGATGTCGGAGTGACAGAGCCCGGTTGCCCGGATCCGGATCCTCACCTTCCCGGGCCCGAAGCCCACCGCCTCGACGTCGTCGAGCACATCGAGCTTGTCCTGGCCGATCTCGTGCAGTACGGCTGCGCGCATGGTGCGGCTCCCCTCTGCTGAGCCCTCT
Protein-coding sequences here:
- a CDS encoding 3-oxoacyl-ACP reductase, with protein sequence MALPLEGLSAIVTGAGRGLGRAEALELARLGASVVVNDFGQPGRDGSGEASAGPAEEVAAEIRAAGGAAVAHTGDVADHQQARELVGLAVATYGKLDVLVNNAGILRDRMIFSMTESEWDAVIHVHLKGHFNTTHFAAAHWRRRSKEAGGPVYGRIVNTSSEAFLAGSAGQPNYAAAKGGIVGLTTSTALALAKYGVTANAICPRARTRMTEDVFAGFEEPGAGQLDPLAPEHVAPLVGYLASPAAARVNGQLMVVHGGMVAIVERPKVAAKFDAAKETFSYGELDELLSPYYADRPANETFAAAEVLGLKRG
- a CDS encoding Zn-dependent alcohol dehydrogenase — its product is MRAAVLHEIGQDKLDVLDDVEAVGFGPGKVRIRIRATGLCHSDISAMSGVLPQPAPFVPGHEGAGEILDVGDGVTSLAPGDRVLVCWLPACGVCPSCKRGQTHLCLAGFMNAGTPNFKRPGGDLFGFAGTGTFAEEVVVAAGCAVPIPDDVPYEIAALIGCGVTTGLGAAINTAKVEAGSSVAVIGCGGVGISAIQGAKVQGAAQIVAVDPVASRREAALTFGATEAVSPSELDDAKQRITGGEGFDYVFEVVGKSATARTAYGATRRGGTLCVVGAGAMDDFFQVNMFELFFDEKRILPSLYGGGDVLRSYERAVALWRAGRIDLEGLITHRVPLAGINDALDQMRTGEALRTSISL